In Paludibaculum fermentans, the genomic stretch CGGACAGCCCCGGCGGCCCGAAATAGACACCTTGACCGTCCGCTGTCTCTGCACCAACCGTGAACTGCCGTCCCGAATGCCGTTCGGGGAGGAGGGCGGAGACTTCGAGCTCGACGTGGCTTCGACGGTCACTCGGGTCATTGCGCTGCGCAAACCGACCCCCACCATCCGGCCGTCTTTGGGAGGTGCCGTCCTCTGGCGGCTGCTCTCGCAGCTTTCCTTGAACTATCTTTCGCTGATCGAGGAGGGGCGTGACGCGCTCCAGGAAATCCTCCGTCTCTACACACCGCCCGCCGGATTTGGGGAACGCCAGGTGGAGGGAATTGCCACACTCACCAGCCGTCGCCACTTTGCCCGCGTAATGGGCGATTATGGGATCTCGTTTGTGAGGGGCATGAAGGTCCAGGTGGAACTCGACGAGGAGTGCTTTGTGGGGGCGAGCGCTTATCTTTTTTCCAGCGTCCTCGATCGTTTCCTCGGACTTTATGTCAACATGAATGGGTTCAGCCAGCTCGAAGTGTGGAGCCGGCAGCGTAAGGAGATCCTGAAGCAATGGCCCGCAAGGTCAGGCTACGGAATCCTGCTCTAAAGCAGCGGGCGGCTGGGGGCGCGCCGGATGTGCCGTCGACCCCGCACGTCCAGACACCGTCCTCCGTTCCTGCTAGCCCTGCCGACACCGGGCCCGTGCTGCCCCAGCATCTGCTGGAGCACCCCCAGGACTATCGTTTTTTTCAGGCGGCCCGCCTCCTGCAATTGCTCCAACCGGAGAGCGCCCCCCTCGGCCGGTTCGAAGACCCGTCGAAAGAAGCCGTCCGGTTTTCCGCTCACCAGACGCTGGGTTACCCGGCCAGCGAGATCCAAGCCCTCGATGTGCCGGAGTCCGGCCAGCCCAAAATGGCGGTGAACTTCCTGGGCCTCACGGGACCTGTGGGCGAACTGCCAGTGACTTATACCTCCTACATCACTGAGCGCCTGCGCGCCGGCGATCGGACAGCGGCGGAATTCTTCGACCTCTTCAATCACCGGCTCACCTCGCTCTTCTACCGCAGTTGGGAGAAGTACCACTTCCAGGTGCCCTATGAGCGGGGCGAGGAGTCCGGTCTCAGCGATACCCTGCTCCACTTCGTCGGCCTCGGCACTCCGCGGCTGCAGAACCGCCAGGACATCCCCGACGAGTCGCTCAAGTTCTACGCCGGGCTGCTCTCCCAGCAGCCGCGTTCCGCCATCGCCATGCAACAGATCCTGACGGACTATTTCGACGTTCCCGTCGAGGTCGTTCAGTTCGTCGGCTCATGGCGCAAACTGGATCCGGGCAGCCTGTGCCTGCTCGACGACGACCCGGACGCCGTGCCCGCTGCGCGGCTGGGACTCGGCGCCGTCGCGGGCGACGAAGTCTGGGATCAGCAATCCACCATGCGTCTGCGCATCGGCCCGCTCACGCTCGATCGCTACCGTGAGTTCCTGCCGGACGGCGCAGCCTTCCCCGCCTTGCGGGCACTTGCCCGTTTTATCAGCCGGGATGAGTATGATTTCGAAGTGCAGCTCGTTTTAAAGCGCGAAGAGGCCCCAGGCTGCCTGTTAGGAGCCGAGGGAGAGGACGCGCCCCAGCTCAGTTGGCTGAGTTGGATCAAATCAAAGCCAATGGATCGGGACCCTGACGACACGGTCTACCGGTTATGGGAGGTTGCTTAACAGATGGCCGCAAATCTAAAGTCGCTTGTCAGCAAGCTAAATGACACCGCCCGACAGACCCTGGAATCCGCCGCCGGACTCTGCGTGGCGCGTACTCACTACAACGTCGAAATCGAGCACTTCCTGCTTCGGCTTCTCGAAAACTCCGATGGCGACAGCAGTCGCATCTTCCACCACTTCGGGCTCGACCCATCCCGCCTCGACGCGGAGTTGAACAAAGCCCTCGACCGCTTTAAGCGCGGCAATGGGCGCACGCCCGCGTTCAGCGAGTCGCTGATCCAGATGTTCAGCGACGGGTGGACCCTCGGCTCGCTCGAATACAATGCCGCGTCGATCCGCACTGGCTTCACCGTACTCGCGCTGACCCAAAACGAAGCGCTGTGGCGGATGGCCCGTGAATCCAGCCGTGAATTGGGCCGGATCCAGCCCGAGCAGCTCAAGAGCGAGCTCATGGGCATTATCGCCGGCTCCATCGAAGACGCCGAAGGCGACGAGGCTCTGGAAGAAGGCGCCACCCCTGCCCCTGCCCGCAAGACAGGCGGGAAGACCCCCAACCTCGATCAGTTCACCGTCAACCTGACGGAGCATGCCAAGGCCGGCAAGATCGACAGCGTACTCGGCCGCGATACCGAGATCCGCCAGCTGGTCGACATCCTGATGCGCCGCCGGCAGAACAACCCCATCCTCACTGGTGAGGCCGGCGTCGGTAAGACCGCCGTTGTCGAAGGCTTTGCGACGCGCGTGGCCAATGGCGACGTGCCTCCCGCGCTCCGCAATGTGACGGTCCGTACCCTCGACCTGGCACTATTGCAGGCCGGTGCGGGTGTCAAAGGTGAGTTCGAGAATCGCCTGAAGGGGCTCATCGAGGAAGTGAAGTCCTCCGCGACGCCCATCATCCTCTTCATCGACGAGGCCCACACCATGATCG encodes the following:
- the tssG gene encoding type VI secretion system baseplate subunit TssG, coding for MARKVRLRNPALKQRAAGGAPDVPSTPHVQTPSSVPASPADTGPVLPQHLLEHPQDYRFFQAARLLQLLQPESAPLGRFEDPSKEAVRFSAHQTLGYPASEIQALDVPESGQPKMAVNFLGLTGPVGELPVTYTSYITERLRAGDRTAAEFFDLFNHRLTSLFYRSWEKYHFQVPYERGEESGLSDTLLHFVGLGTPRLQNRQDIPDESLKFYAGLLSQQPRSAIAMQQILTDYFDVPVEVVQFVGSWRKLDPGSLCLLDDDPDAVPAARLGLGAVAGDEVWDQQSTMRLRIGPLTLDRYREFLPDGAAFPALRALARFISRDEYDFEVQLVLKREEAPGCLLGAEGEDAPQLSWLSWIKSKPMDRDPDDTVYRLWEVA